A window of Candidatus Gastranaerophilales bacterium contains these coding sequences:
- a CDS encoding pyridoxine 5'-phosphate synthase → MLLGVNIDHVATLRNARGAGEPSVLDAALICQETDVHGITVHLREDRRHIKDADVYTLKKVLTCNINLEMAATDEIQKIALDIMPQCCCLVPEKRQELTTEGGLDVAGQLDKMKKYVQPLVNAGILVSMFIDPTEEQVKASFDCGAPFIELHTGAYAEAFGSENEEKEFQKLKHAAEFAQNLGLKVNAGHGLNYENVYRMREIKGLNELNIGHSIISRAIFKGLKSAIIDMKNLIQ, encoded by the coding sequence ATGCTTTTGGGTGTAAATATTGATCACGTTGCAACTCTTAGAAACGCAAGGGGAGCGGGAGAACCAAGTGTTTTAGATGCTGCTTTAATTTGTCAAGAAACAGATGTTCATGGCATCACCGTGCATCTTCGTGAGGATCGTAGACATATTAAAGATGCGGATGTCTATACATTAAAAAAAGTTTTAACATGTAATATCAATCTTGAAATGGCTGCTACTGATGAAATTCAAAAAATTGCTTTAGATATAATGCCACAGTGTTGTTGCTTGGTTCCTGAAAAAAGACAAGAGCTTACTACAGAAGGTGGTTTGGATGTTGCAGGACAGCTGGATAAAATGAAAAAATACGTCCAACCTCTCGTTAATGCGGGAATATTGGTCAGCATGTTCATTGATCCTACCGAAGAACAGGTCAAAGCTTCATTTGATTGTGGTGCTCCTTTTATTGAGCTCCATACAGGTGCTTATGCTGAGGCTTTTGGCTCTGAAAATGAAGAAAAAGAATTTCAAAAACTAAAGCATGCCGCAGAATTTGCTCAAAATTTAGGACTAAAAGTAAATGCAGGGCATGGGCTAAACTATGAAAATGTTTATAGAATGCGTGAAATCAAAGGACTAAACGAATTAAACATAGGTCACAGCATAATTTCTAGGGCTATTTTCAAAGGGTTAAAAAGTGCTATAATTGATATGAAAAATCTTATACAATAG
- a CDS encoding NAD(P)-dependent oxidoreductase produces the protein MELSSKTVVVTGAAGFIGLNIVKKYIEVGWKVYAVVHKNIPQELTKLDNVHLLQCDITNPKDFFEALGSLKPQILVHAAGLASDIGSDKKFKKINFEPIKYLSSVPTEKIIYISSTDVYGIKDFLDAKEDTTPFEAHPLNPYPKYKIESEKWLNLNLPPSKYVIIRPAAVYGDGDKTLENRVIEFLKSSPYIIHFGKWHGKNRWPLANVKNVALTIVGVSMSGDFDGMAINIIDREITSIDDYYNSIAKKYFPDKKFKTVTLPLYFGKFIGLISTLVSNLLRLKQPLFDPTFYAVHHVTSNLDFNGERQKDVIASLERLSSIKL, from the coding sequence ATGGAGTTATCAAGTAAAACAGTCGTAGTCACCGGAGCTGCGGGATTTATTGGATTAAATATTGTAAAAAAATATATAGAAGTAGGCTGGAAAGTATATGCTGTCGTCCATAAAAACATCCCTCAAGAGCTTACAAAACTTGATAATGTTCATTTATTACAATGCGATATTACAAATCCAAAGGATTTTTTTGAGGCTTTAGGTTCTTTAAAGCCTCAAATTCTTGTGCATGCTGCAGGATTAGCTTCTGATATCGGTTCTGATAAAAAATTTAAAAAAATTAATTTTGAACCGATAAAATATCTATCTTCTGTCCCTACTGAAAAAATAATATACATTTCATCAACTGATGTATATGGAATAAAGGATTTTCTTGATGCTAAAGAGGATACAACACCTTTTGAAGCTCATCCGCTCAACCCGTATCCAAAATACAAAATTGAATCAGAAAAGTGGCTGAATTTAAATTTACCTCCCTCAAAATACGTTATTATAAGACCTGCAGCTGTCTATGGCGATGGGGACAAAACTTTAGAAAACAGAGTAATCGAGTTTTTAAAATCATCACCATATATTATTCATTTTGGGAAATGGCATGGTAAAAACAGATGGCCATTGGCTAACGTGAAAAATGTCGCATTAACAATTGTCGGTGTAAGCATGTCTGGAGATTTTGATGGGATGGCTATAAATATAATAGATAGAGAAATTACATCAATTGATGATTATTACAATTCCATTGCAAAAAAATATTTTCCAGACAAAAAATTCAAGACTGTTACACTTCCATTGTATTTCGGCAAATTTATAGGTCTTATATCAACCTTAGTTTCAAATCTTTTAAGATTAAAGCAACCACTTTTTGATCCAACCTTTTATGCTGTACATCATGTCACCTCGAACCTTGATTTTAATGGTGAAAGGCAAAAAGATGTTATAGCATCTTTGGAAAGATTATCAAGTATCAAATTATAA